The window CACATATTAAATTGACCAGTTGTATGAAGGGGGTAAGTACCGCCCTTTCAAAAACTCATGCGGTGACTCCCGTCACACGCGCGTTCGCTTGTCGCCCGTAGCACGGGTGGGTTAGAGGAGGCGGATCTCAGGCGCTACGGGGACTCTCGTCCTCGGCCGGCTCGTCGTCCACGTCCTGGGGGCAGGGGCCGGCGTCCATCGCCAGGCGCAGCAGGCGATGACAGACGGCGCAGTGGCGGGTGAAGTGCCGGTAGGACGAGGCGGCCGACAGATGCGCCCTCAGGAGCGCCCGTGTCTCGTGCCTGGCCGATGCCGTCATACGCCACCTCCAGGGGCCGCACGGGAAGAACGGGCCCCGCTCCCTGGGTACCGAGCGAATGTGACGCAGTCAAGGCCGCGAGCGGCTCCGCCGGTTGGTGAAGGGCATGCGAGAGGGCCCCCATCCGACTGGCGGATGAGGGCCCTCTTCTTGCGGTCCTGACGGGATTTGAACCCGCGGCCTCCACCTTGACAGGGTGGCGAGCACTCCAAACTGCTCCACAGGACCAGGTTTCGCTGCGCTTGACTTGCCGTCCTGCGCTGCGAGAGAGACTGTACAGGAGGTGGGCCCGCCTGGTCGAACTCACCCCCTGTGAGCACTCGGCTACGGTACGGCGGCGTCGATCGCCTTCACGATCCGCTTGTCGGAGACGGGGTACGCCGTGCCCAGGGCGTGGGCGAAGTAGCTGACCCTCAGCTCCTCGATCATCCAGCGGATGTCCAGGACCTGCCGCGGCACCGGGCGGCCCTTGGGCAGCTGCTCCAGCAGCCAGGCGTACTCGTCCTGCATCTCGTGGACCTTCTCCATACGGGTCGTGTCCCGCTGGACGCCGGTGGGCATCTGCTGGAGGCGCCGGTCGGCGGCCACCAGGTAGCGCATGAGGTCCGGCAGCCGCCGTATGCCCGCCCAGGTCACGAAGCCGGGCTTCACGAGGGCGTCCAGCTGCTTGCGGACGTCCGTGAGGTTCGCGAGCAGCGCCGGGCTGCCGACGGCCTTCAGGCGCCGCTCACAGGCCTGCCAGGCGGCGAGGACCTGCTGCACCTGGCCGACCGCGCGGACCGTCGTGTCCACGATCTCGGCGCGCACCTTGTCGAACAGCTTCCGGTACGACTCCTCGTCCCACGCCGGTCCGCCGAAGTCGCCGATCAGCTTGTCCGCCGCGGCCATCGCGCAGTCGTCGAACAGTGCCTGGACGGACCCGTGCGGGTTGGCCGACAGGCCGAGCTTCTGCTGGTTGGTCAGCTTGTCCGAGGCGAACTTCGCCGGGTTCACCGGGATGTTGCGCAGGATCAGCCGGCGGGTGCCCTTCCACATGGCCTCCGCCTGCTCGGCCTCGGTGTCGAAGAGCCGGACGGAGACCGTGTCGCCGTCGTCCACCAGCGCCGGGTACGCCTTGACGGGCTGGCCGGCCCTGCGGGTCTCGAAGACGCGGGTGAGCGTGCCGATCGTCCAGTCGGTCAGGCCCGTGCGCTCCAGCGACTCGCCGCCCTCCCGGGACGCGGTCGCGGCCGCGGCCTGGGAGAGGGCCTTGCGGGCCTTCGGCTTCAGCGAGAGCTTCAGCGCCTCCAGGTCCTTGTCCTCGGCCAGCTTGCGGCGCCGCTCGTCGACGATCCTGAAGGTGATCCTCAGGTGGTCGGGGACCCGGGCCCAGTCGAAGTCCTCCGCCTCGAAGGGCACACCGACCATCCGCTTGAGCTCGCGGGCCATCGTCACGGTCAGCGGCTCCTGCAGGGGCACCGCCCGCTCCAGGAACGCCTTCGCGTAGTTCGGGGCGGGCACGTAGTTGCGGCGCACGGGCTTGGGCAGGGAGCGGATCAGCTCCGTGACGACCTCCTCGCGCAGGCCCGGGATCTGCCAGTCGAAGCCCTCGTCCGTGACCTGGTTGAGGACCTGGAGCGGGATGTGCACGGTGACACCGTCGGCGTCCGCGCCCGGCTCGAACTGGTACGTCACCCGGAACTTGAGCTGCCCCTGCCGCCAGGAGTCCGGATAGTCGGCCTTGGTGACCGCCTCCGCCGACTCCCGGATGAGCATCTCCCGCTCGAAGTCGAGGAAGTCGGGCTGCTCGTGCCGCTTGTGCTTCCACCACGAGTCGAAGTGGGCGCCGGACACCACGTGCTCGGGCACCCGCTGGTCGTAGAAGTCGAAGAGCGTGTCGTCGTCGACCACGATGTCCCGGCGCCTCGCCCGGTGCTCCAGTTCCTCGACCTCGCTGAGGAGCCTGCGGTTGTCGGCGAAGAACTTGTGGTGCGTGCGCCAGTCGCCCTCGACCAGGGCGTTGCGGATGAACAGTTCGCGGCTGACCTCGGCGTCGATCCGGCCGTAGTTCACCTTCCGCTGGGCGACGATCGGGACGCCGTACAGCGTCACC of the Streptomyces sp. 1222.5 genome contains:
- a CDS encoding DUF6274 family protein; the protein is MTASARHETRALLRAHLSAASSYRHFTRHCAVCHRLLRLAMDAGPCPQDVDDEPAEDESPRSA